The nucleotide sequence GAGATAATGGTGCTTTTCCCCTCTATTTTAGACGGATTGGCAAGAGGTGTGTCTGTCAAGAAGGGAAAGAATTTTCGAaatgatgttggaagagaagCTGCAGAAGCACTGGCGAAAGATGCGAAAAAGAATGAACTGATGTTGAGTTCATCTGGCACGGTGAAGTCCATCAACTCCAATAACTTTGCTTCTGTTTGCTCCAAGAGAGGGGAGAAAGGAATTAATCAAGATTGCTTAATTGTGTGGGAGGTATTTGATTGTTTTCAACTTTTGGGGAATACTTATTTATATATAGCGAATTTAGATTTGAGAATTCTTAATTTCAACTAATGGATTGCCACCGGCTTTGGGTTTTTTGTTTGGTAGGAATTTGGTTGCCAAGAAGACACCATCTTTTGCGGAGTTTTTGATGGGCATGGCACTTGGGGTCACCATGTAGCCAAAAGGGTTAGGGAATCAGTGCCTTCTACGTTGCTATGCAATTGGCAAGAAACTGTGTCTGTGACATCACTTGACCTGGATTTTGAAGAGGGTTTTGACAGAAACCTTCATGAGTTTGATGTATGGAAGCAGTCATACTTAAAAACTTATGATGCTATCGATCGGGACCTTAAGCAGCATCCTGCGATTGATTCTTTTCGCAGTGGAACCACAGCTTTGACAATAGTTAAACAGGTATGTATGAAATTGGATATATTGGTCAACTAGTCCTTGGAATCCATTGCACCATCCTTTTAGAATTCTGGTAGACACAATGCTAACTTCTACTTGTGCGCGAGTATTGTTTACCCtttttatgatgatgatgattacttCATGAGTTCACTAAGAACTGGCCTGATTGATCTTAACCTGACCATTGTCTTCAGGGCGAGCACCTTGTCGTAGCTAACGTGGGAGATTCTCGGGCTGTGCTGGCAACTACTTCTGATGATGGGACTTTGCTTCCAGTTCAGATTTCCATCGACTTTAAGCCCAATTTACCACGTTGGCATTTTCTATCCCTTTTGTGTGCATGTCTAAGTGCTTGTCCTTCTGCAGTTCAAGTACTTTACTGATCTTGTTTACAATGGTTGTAGAGGAGGCTGAGCGAATAATGCAATCCAAAGGGCGAGTGTTCAGCTTACATGATGAACCAGGGGTGTACAGGGTCTGGATGCCAAATGGTCTGACACCAGGACTAGCCATTTCACGCGCTTTTGGAGACTTCTGTGTCAAAGACTTCGGCCTCATTTCAGTTCCAGCCGTGACTCAGATAAACATAACAATCAGAGACCAATTTGTCATTTTGGCAACAGATGGGGTATGCATGATCTTGACAATAAAAATACATACATAGCCTGAAAGTTCAGATTTTACGGCTTAAACTCTTAAAACAGTAGGCTCACTGCTGATATCATCGCAACAGACTTCAATACGTACGCTCTTTGTTTTACTCAGGTATGGGATGTTATTTCGAACCAAGAAGCAGTAGAGATTGTGTTTTCAACACCAGATAGGAGCAAATCAGCAAAAAGACTTGTGGAAGCAGCTGTTCGGGGATGGAAACGTAAGAAGCGAGGTCTTGCAATGGATGACATCTCTGCTATTTGCCTTTTCTTCCACAATCCACCTGCTGAAATGGTAACAAAACAGTCTAGCATGAAAACTGTTGAATAAATGGCTTCAACTACCAGAGCTACTTCTGTTGTGTAAAATTGTAAACCTTAGCTTATGTGTGGTATGCATGTAGTTATGTGTGCAAAAGTTGAATAAATACTACTGAATACCAGTTTCTGCTCTGCAAAAATTGCAAAACTCAACTTAATACTATGTATAACTAAAATTATCATTCAATGA is from Tripterygium wilfordii isolate XIE 37 chromosome 14, ASM1340144v1, whole genome shotgun sequence and encodes:
- the LOC120014732 gene encoding probable protein phosphatase 2C 34; this encodes MVLFPSILDGLARGVSVKKGKNFRNDVGREAAEALAKDAKKNELMLSSSGTVKSINSNNFASVCSKRGEKGINQDCLIVWEEFGCQEDTIFCGVFDGHGTWGHHVAKRVRESVPSTLLCNWQETVSVTSLDLDFEEGFDRNLHEFDVWKQSYLKTYDAIDRDLKQHPAIDSFRSGTTALTIVKQGEHLVVANVGDSRAVLATTSDDGTLLPVQISIDFKPNLPQEAERIMQSKGRVFSLHDEPGVYRVWMPNGLTPGLAISRAFGDFCVKDFGLISVPAVTQINITIRDQFVILATDGVWDVISNQEAVEIVFSTPDRSKSAKRLVEAAVRGWKRKKRGLAMDDISAICLFFHNPPAEMVTKQSSMKTVE